Proteins encoded together in one uncultured Desulfosarcina sp. window:
- a CDS encoding ShlB/FhaC/HecB family hemolysin secretion/activation protein, with protein sequence MTCIGLLAAPRIGLCQTEAEAEPTFEIREFFFDGNHLLHNEILLNRVKDFVGPGKTARDVEAARSAAEKAYHERGYPTALVNIPPQSIEDGVVRLEVIESKIRRVRVKGNRYFTRERLLNEIPALNPGEVFYLPDVKQQLARVNRNLDLKVAPVLMPGRELGTIDVDLHVKDKLPLHGALELNNRSTHDTTDLRLNAMLRYDNLWQKEHSVSLQAQTSPEDTEEVKLFSGSYSLPSPWDDDHLIVLYGLRSDSSTATAENILVVGEGYIVGMRYLANLPPLEGYLHSLVFGLDYKDFKEDIEGEKTPVRYTPLSASYNGTIPDKSGETRFSLGINLALRQLGSNMEKFDDKRWGAQGNYFYGKASLARHQKLWANWRLTAAVDGQLANQPLISNEQYIAGGVSSVRGYMESEAVGDDALHGTTELIAPDLGEAMGAGKYLRMTPYLFYDVAALKTQDALSGEDPNITLQGAGAGVRGHLIKYIDYQVDWGVALEDTDKTDSGDQLVHFKVLFKF encoded by the coding sequence TTGACTTGTATCGGCCTGCTGGCCGCACCACGGATCGGGCTTTGCCAGACCGAGGCCGAAGCGGAACCAACCTTCGAGATCCGGGAATTTTTTTTCGATGGCAACCATCTCCTGCACAATGAGATCCTGCTGAATCGGGTCAAGGATTTCGTCGGCCCCGGAAAAACGGCAAGGGATGTCGAGGCGGCGCGCAGCGCGGCGGAGAAGGCGTATCACGAGCGTGGGTACCCAACCGCCCTGGTCAATATTCCGCCGCAATCCATCGAAGACGGCGTGGTCCGCCTGGAGGTGATCGAGAGCAAGATCCGGCGGGTGCGGGTCAAGGGTAACCGTTATTTTACCCGCGAGCGCTTGCTCAATGAAATACCGGCCCTGAACCCCGGCGAGGTGTTCTACCTGCCGGACGTCAAACAGCAGTTGGCACGGGTCAACCGCAACCTGGATCTCAAGGTCGCGCCGGTGTTGATGCCCGGACGGGAACTGGGCACTATCGACGTCGATCTGCATGTCAAGGACAAGCTGCCGCTGCATGGCGCCCTTGAACTGAACAACCGGTCCACCCACGACACCACCGATCTGCGGCTCAACGCCATGCTGCGCTATGACAATCTCTGGCAGAAGGAGCATTCGGTTTCCCTGCAGGCCCAGACATCACCGGAGGATACCGAGGAGGTCAAGCTGTTCAGCGGTTCCTATTCGTTGCCTTCGCCCTGGGATGACGATCATCTGATCGTCCTTTACGGCCTGCGCTCGGACAGCAGTACTGCCACGGCGGAGAATATCCTGGTGGTAGGAGAGGGGTACATTGTGGGGATGCGGTACCTGGCCAATCTGCCGCCTTTGGAAGGCTATCTGCACAGCCTGGTGTTCGGACTGGACTACAAGGACTTCAAGGAAGATATCGAAGGCGAAAAGACACCCGTCCGGTACACCCCATTGAGCGCCTCATACAACGGCACGATACCGGATAAATCCGGCGAGACCCGATTCTCGCTCGGCATCAACCTGGCCCTGCGTCAACTGGGGTCCAACATGGAAAAATTCGACGACAAACGCTGGGGTGCCCAGGGCAATTACTTCTACGGCAAGGCTTCCCTGGCCCGTCACCAGAAGCTTTGGGCCAACTGGCGACTTACGGCGGCAGTCGACGGCCAGTTGGCCAACCAGCCGCTCATCTCCAACGAACAGTACATCGCCGGGGGTGTGTCCAGTGTGCGCGGGTACATGGAGAGCGAAGCCGTCGGCGACGACGCCTTGCACGGCACGACTGAACTGATCGCCCCGGATCTTGGGGAGGCCATGGGGGCCGGCAAGTACCTGCGCATGACGCCGTACCTGTTTTACGACGTCGCCGCTTTAAAGACCCAGGACGCCCTTTCTGGCGAGGACCCAAATATAACCCTGCAAGGCGCCGGTGCCGGCGTGCGGGGCCATTTGATTAAGTACATCGACTATCAGGTCGATTGGGGTGTGGCTCTGGAAGATACGGATAAGACCGATTCCGGAGATCAACTGGTTCATTTCAAGGTGTTGTTTAAGTTTTGA